The Paenibacillus sp. FSL R7-0345 DNA segment TGTGCCTTTCATTTCGGCATCCGGCCGGGTTTCGGCGGAATTAAGGGCATTTATGCCTTTCATTTCGGCGAGTCAGCCCAGGGAATACAGGAATACCGGCAGGAAAGGGATAAACATTGCTAGCAGGGCAAAGTACAGAAAGTTAAAGCTTCTAAGCAGAGCTGGTGTATTCATAGATTCAGGTTCCTCACATTTTCTCGGATAAAAAGCAATAGCCCAGTAATTGTATCATGCCGCCTTAACCTCGGACAGCCGATTCTATGATAAACTTAGTAGATTGGATTTAAACTATTATACAGGTGTGAATATAAGGAGAATGAGTAGTATGATCAAGCTGGTATCGTGGAATGTCAACGGACTGAGAGCCTGTGTGGGCAAGGGCTTTAATGAATATTTTAAAGAAACGGCGGCGGATATCTTTTGTGTACAGGAGACGAAGCTGCAGGAGGGACAGATTGCCCTGGATTACGGAGAGGAGTACTACCAGTTCTGGAATTATGCGCAGAAGAAGGGATACTCGGGAACGGCTGTCTTTACCAGAATCAAACCGCTTTCGGTCAGATACGGGCTGGAAGAGGATTCGGAGCCGGAGGGCCGGGTGATCACACTGGAGTTTGACGGCTTTTACCTGGTTAATGTCTATACGCCGAATGCCAAACGGGATCTGACCAGGCTGAACTACAGAATGGAGTGGGAGGACCGGTTCCGCGGCTATCTTCTGGAGCTCGACAAACATAAGCCTGTGCTGGTCTGCGGGGATCTCAACGTGGCTCATGCCGATATTGATCTTAAAAATGCAAAATCCAACCGCGGCAATTCCGGATTTACCGATGAAGAGCGCGCCAAGATGACGACGCTGCTGGATTCCGGCTTTATTGATACCTTCCGGTTCTTTTATCCGGAAACGGAAGGTGCATATACCTGGTGGTCCTATATGCCCAAGATCCGGGAGAGGAATGTCGGCTGGCGGATTGATTATTTCCTGGCTTCTTCCCGGCTGGCTCCGCAGCTGGTTGATGCGTCAATTGACTGCAATATACTGGGCAGTGACCATTGTCCGGTTGTACTGAAGATAAATGAGCCTGCAGTTGAATAGAATGGTATGTAAAAAGCGGCCATACAGCCCGGTGCGGGTTATATGGCCGCTTATTTGTACAGGCTTGTCGCCCGCCCGTTACGCCTGAAGTGTGCCTTGAATGGTTACAGGCTCCTGCGCGCCCATGCCTACGTTTGCAGACTGGGTTAGTGTTAAGGATTGTTCATTGAACGTAATATCCAATGTGAATATAAACGGCTGTTCAACCATCAGCAGTGTAAGCTGGAGCATGTCTTCAGCTGTCCAGGTGAAGCTGGACATCACAGCATCGGCTGCTGACGGGTCTGGCGTCAGCTTCAGCTGGCTTGCCGCCCATTGTCCGCGGCCAAGGAGAATCTCCTGACATCCGGAAAGGGGGCCTTGCAACGTCAGCCGGGCTTCCTTGTCAGCAAAATCAATAGCAAGTGACTCTATCTGCAGCTCGTTAGACTCCAGCAGGCAGATTCGTCCGCTTAATTCCTGCTCCAAAGCTGAAACAGACCTGATAACCGGCGGCATGATTGCCAGCGAGCGAAGCTGATCAGCTAACTCGGCCGCCGCCGGCTGCTGCACCGGTGTAGACTTCCCATCATTTAATGCCGGGAGCAGCAGCTCCATTACGGCATTCATTACTTCCTGCAACTCATTGGTACCGCTGGTGATGGCTACGACTGCATCCTGTTCCGGCATGACGATACAGAACTGGCCGAAAGCCCCGTCGCCGCGATAAATTCCATGCCGGCATCTCCAGAACTGATAGCCGTAGCCCTGGGACCAGTCGCCGCTCTCCGGCTTGCCGTCCCCGTTCGCAATCTGCAGTGCACTTGCTTCAGCCACCCATTCCTGCGGAATTACCTGCCTGCCGTTCCACAGGCCCTTTTGCAGATACAGCTGTCCAAATTTGGCGATATCCTCTGTAGTGATGCTGAGCCCGTAACCGCCGGTATTGATTCCGCGCGGACAGGACTCCCATACCGGATCAGCAATGCCTAGCGGGCTGAACAGCCGCGGGTGCAGATAATCCAGCAGCGTCTGTCCGGTTACCTTTTGCAGAATGGCAGACAGCATGTAAGTTGCTCCGGTATTATACAGGAAATGGCTGCCCGGCTCCTGTTCAACCGGTAGCTGCAGAAAAGCCCTAACCCAGTTGCCCCCGGCGTCCTTCAGCATTTCCGGCATGGTATCTGATGTGTGGCCTGTACCCATCATCAGCAGGTGCCGGATATTCATCCCGGCCAGCTTGCTGCCGGGGTTCTCCGGTGCTTCCTCCGGGAAGAAGGAGATCACCTTGTCCTCCAGCGACAGCAGCTGCTCAGCTGCTGCGAGACCGATGGCTGTGGACGTGAAGCTTTTGCTGAGTGAAAATAACATGTGCCGCCGCTCCGGGCTATACGGCGTCCACCAGCCTTCCGTTACAACATGGCCGTGCCGCAGCAGCATAAAGCTGTGAAGTGCAAGCTGAGACTCTTTAATCCGGTTCAAAAAGGCGGAAACGGCGCTTGATTGAATACCTTGCTCTTCGGGCAGGCTTCTAGGCAGTTGCGGTACAGGAATATTGGTCTTGTTCATAAGTACAGCTCCTCACTGAATGAATAGATAAGAGTGCAATATTTAAGACAGGCAGGGAGGGGTACGGCGCCTTGCTGCCTGTTCAAACCCGTAAGCAATCATCAGAAGTGCAGGCTCGCTGTAGGCGGTGCCGGAAAAAGTAACGCCATGCGGTCCTTTTGTCGTGTAGCCGCCAGGAGTGATCATTCCGTCAGCTGCGTATCCGGCAGGCACGGTAATTAACGGGTAGCCTGCCCTGGCTGCAAGATCTGCCCCGTGGAAGCCGGGAAACATCAGGGCATCCAGGCAGTGCTCACGCAAGGCAAAGTCTATTCCCTGATTCCGCGCAAGCTGCCTGGATATATGCAGGGCAGTAAGATATTCTTCTTCCGGTATACCGTCTCCGGAGCTCTCCAGCCACTCCAAGGTGCCTTGGCCGTATTTCAAGGCAATGCTGCTATGCTCAGCATTATAGGCAATAAGCTCCCTTAGGTTATGTACAGGTATGGACTCGGCGACTCTGCCCAGATACTGGTTGATCCCTCTTTTAAACTCATATTGCAGCATAACCGGACTCCAGTCTGCCTCCATACAGGGCAGTTCAACAGAATCTACGATTACAGCGCCGTTGTCTGCGAGAAGCCGGATGGCCTCCTCCATAAGTGCTAAGACATCCTTATCCAGCTCCTGATAAACCCTCCGTGGAATTCCGATCCTCTTTCCGTGCAAGCCGTTTACCTCCAGAAAAACCGTATAATCTGCCACAGCAGACGACCCGGAAGCCTCCTGCTCCGGCTGGCCGGGATCGTGTGCGCCTGTCATCGCGCCCAGCAGAATAGCGGCATCGGTGACCGTCCGCGCCAGCGGTCCGGCGGTATCCTGAGTGCCGATGCCGGGGATAATTCCGGCCATACTGACCAGGCCGACCGTCGGCTTGATGCCGACAACGCTGTTCTGGCTGGCCGGACCGATGATGGAGCCGGAGGTCTCGGTTCCGATTGCGGCAGCGGCCAGATTGGCTGCTACAGAAGCGGCGCTGCCTGAGCTCGAGCCCCCGACAAACAGCTCGCCGGGGCCGTAAGGATTCAGGACAAGCCCGCCGCGCGAGCTGTAGCCGGCCCACATGCCGGGGGCCATGAAATTGGCCCATTCCGTCATATTTGCTTTGCCGAGGACAATGGCACCGGCGTCACGTAAATGCCGGATCAGCTCGGCATCCCTGGAAGCAAATGAATCTGCCAGGGCGACTGAGCCTGCACTGGTGTGCAGCTTATCGGCAGTATCAATGTTGTCTTTGACCAGCAGCGGAATACCGTGCAGGCTGCTGCGTGCTCCCGAGGACAGCCGCTCCTGATCCAGCGCTGCAGCTATGTCCAGGGCATCGGGATTAAGCTCCAAAACAGAGTTAATAACGGTATCGTATTTGTTTATCCGTTCGAGATACAGTGTA contains these protein-coding regions:
- a CDS encoding amidase family protein — its product is MTEFIHNRITSEDPHPQLNWQEWIIEADILSIQAEMTRGVLTAVQLVTLYLERINKYDTVINSVLELNPDALDIAAALDQERLSSGARSSLHGIPLLVKDNIDTADKLHTSAGSVALADSFASRDAELIRHLRDAGAIVLGKANMTEWANFMAPGMWAGYSSRGGLVLNPYGPGELFVGGSSSGSAASVAANLAAAAIGTETSGSIIGPASQNSVVGIKPTVGLVSMAGIIPGIGTQDTAGPLARTVTDAAILLGAMTGAHDPGQPEQEASGSSAVADYTVFLEVNGLHGKRIGIPRRVYQELDKDVLALMEEAIRLLADNGAVIVDSVELPCMEADWSPVMLQYEFKRGINQYLGRVAESIPVHNLRELIAYNAEHSSIALKYGQGTLEWLESSGDGIPEEEYLTALHISRQLARNQGIDFALREHCLDALMFPGFHGADLAARAGYPLITVPAGYAADGMITPGGYTTKGPHGVTFSGTAYSEPALLMIAYGFEQAARRRTPPCLS
- a CDS encoding exodeoxyribonuclease III: MKLVSWNVNGLRACVGKGFNEYFKETAADIFCVQETKLQEGQIALDYGEEYYQFWNYAQKKGYSGTAVFTRIKPLSVRYGLEEDSEPEGRVITLEFDGFYLVNVYTPNAKRDLTRLNYRMEWEDRFRGYLLELDKHKPVLVCGDLNVAHADIDLKNAKSNRGNSGFTDEERAKMTTLLDSGFIDTFRFFYPETEGAYTWWSYMPKIRERNVGWRIDYFLASSRLAPQLVDASIDCNILGSDHCPVVLKINEPAVE
- a CDS encoding serine hydrolase, producing MNKTNIPVPQLPRSLPEEQGIQSSAVSAFLNRIKESQLALHSFMLLRHGHVVTEGWWTPYSPERRHMLFSLSKSFTSTAIGLAAAEQLLSLEDKVISFFPEEAPENPGSKLAGMNIRHLLMMGTGHTSDTMPEMLKDAGGNWVRAFLQLPVEQEPGSHFLYNTGATYMLSAILQKVTGQTLLDYLHPRLFSPLGIADPVWESCPRGINTGGYGLSITTEDIAKFGQLYLQKGLWNGRQVIPQEWVAEASALQIANGDGKPESGDWSQGYGYQFWRCRHGIYRGDGAFGQFCIVMPEQDAVVAITSGTNELQEVMNAVMELLLPALNDGKSTPVQQPAAAELADQLRSLAIMPPVIRSVSALEQELSGRICLLESNELQIESLAIDFADKEARLTLQGPLSGCQEILLGRGQWAASQLKLTPDPSAADAVMSSFTWTAEDMLQLTLLMVEQPFIFTLDITFNEQSLTLTQSANVGMGAQEPVTIQGTLQA